From Pseudomonas hefeiensis, one genomic window encodes:
- the narI gene encoding respiratory nitrate reductase subunit gamma: MSKWDLLMFGVYPYVALAICLIGSWARFDLSQYTWKAGSSQMLSNRGMRVASNLFHIGVLFVLAGHFVGLLTPAAIYHHVLSTENKQLLAMVSGGFFGVLGLIGLVMLLNRRLSDPRVRATSSTSDILVLVVLLVQLVLGLMTIVASTAHMDGSVMVMLADWAQNTVLLRPVEAAAAIAPVGLVYKLHVVLGLTLFVLFPFTRLVHIVSAPVWYLGRRYQIVRQKF; this comes from the coding sequence ATGTCTAAATGGGATCTGTTGATGTTCGGGGTCTACCCCTATGTCGCTTTGGCGATTTGCCTGATCGGCAGTTGGGCGCGGTTTGACCTGTCCCAGTACACCTGGAAGGCCGGCTCCAGCCAAATGCTGAGCAACCGTGGCATGCGCGTGGCGAGCAACCTGTTCCATATCGGTGTGTTGTTCGTCCTGGCCGGCCACTTTGTCGGCCTGCTGACGCCGGCGGCGATCTATCACCATGTGTTGAGCACTGAGAACAAGCAGTTGCTGGCGATGGTTTCCGGCGGTTTCTTTGGGGTGCTGGGTCTGATCGGCCTGGTGATGCTGCTTAATCGGCGGCTGAGCGACCCACGGGTGCGCGCCACTTCCAGTACCTCGGACATCCTGGTGTTGGTGGTGCTGCTGGTGCAACTGGTGCTGGGGTTGATGACCATTGTGGCGTCCACCGCCCACATGGACGGCTCCGTGATGGTGATGCTGGCCGACTGGGCACAGAACACCGTGCTGTTGCGTCCGGTGGAGGCGGCCGCAGCCATTGCGCCGGTGGGCTTGGTCTACAAGCTTCATGTGGTGCTGGGCCTGACCCTGTTCGTGCTGTTCCCGTTCACCCGTCTCGTCCATATCGTCAGTGCGCCGGTCTGGTATCTGGGACGTCGTTATCAAATCGTACGGCAGAAGTTTTAA
- a CDS encoding peptidylprolyl isomerase gives MASGCGCGGGNGGSGGCGSSAKTAPVTAPVSDIEPAGAVQFEPAQAGPAAGDEAAAQLIASSEQEWPIISVNGVSITPQAMAQELQYHPAESREDAVYQAARALVIRELLQQRIAELGLALQVGAGENEEEAATRLLLEREVQVPQCDEATCLRYYESNRARFHSAPLLAVRHILLECAPDDAEARDQARGQAEILLQRLDEFPGSFAELALNHSACPSKAQGGSLGQISKGQTVPELERQLFALPAGLVGNPLESRYGWHVISIDQRVEGQPLPYEAVATAIRTQLQQGVWQKALVQYLQTLIGAADIRGIHLQGADSPLVQ, from the coding sequence ATGGCTAGTGGATGCGGATGTGGCGGTGGTAACGGGGGCAGCGGCGGCTGTGGTTCTTCGGCGAAAACGGCGCCAGTGACCGCGCCGGTTAGCGACATCGAACCGGCGGGCGCGGTGCAGTTCGAACCGGCCCAGGCCGGACCGGCGGCGGGCGATGAAGCTGCGGCACAATTGATCGCCAGCAGTGAGCAGGAGTGGCCGATCATCAGCGTCAACGGGGTGTCGATCACCCCCCAGGCGATGGCCCAGGAGCTGCAATATCACCCGGCTGAGAGCCGCGAGGATGCGGTCTACCAGGCTGCCCGGGCGTTGGTGATCCGCGAGTTGCTCCAGCAACGCATCGCCGAACTGGGGCTGGCGTTGCAGGTGGGCGCCGGTGAAAACGAAGAAGAGGCGGCCACGCGGCTGTTGCTCGAACGTGAGGTGCAGGTGCCGCAATGTGACGAGGCGACCTGCCTGCGCTACTACGAAAGCAATCGGGCGCGCTTTCACAGCGCACCGTTGCTGGCGGTGCGGCACATCCTGCTCGAATGCGCACCGGACGACGCCGAAGCTCGTGATCAGGCGCGCGGCCAGGCCGAAATCCTGCTGCAACGCCTGGACGAGTTCCCCGGCAGCTTTGCTGAACTGGCGTTGAACCACTCGGCCTGCCCGTCCAAGGCACAGGGCGGCTCGCTGGGGCAGATCAGCAAGGGCCAGACCGTGCCCGAACTGGAGCGCCAGTTGTTTGCCTTGCCGGCGGGCCTGGTGGGCAATCCGCTGGAAAGTCGCTACGGCTGGCATGTGATCAGCATCGATCAGCGTGTCGAAGGCCAACCGTTGCCTTATGAGGCGGTGGCGACGGCGATTCGCACCCAGCTGCAACAAGGCGTGTGGCAGAAGGCGCTGGTGCAGTACCTGCAAACCCTGATCGGTGCGGCGGACATTCGCGGCATTCATCTTCAGGGCGCCGACTCGCCGCTGGTGCAGTGA
- the moaA gene encoding GTP 3',8-cyclase MoaA, with amino-acid sequence MNAVLQDGFGRQIDYLRMSVTDRCDFRCVYCMAKNMTFLPRQQVLTLEELHRLARLFVGLGVKKIRLTGGEPLIRPGIVGLCRDIAALPGLRELVMTSNGSQLGRLARPLVDAGVKRMNISLDSLDGERFRAITRNGDLDQVLAGIDAAKAAGFERIKLNCVVMKGRNFDEVPALVQYAIEQRIDISFIEEMPLGEVGRSRGESFCSSDEVRAVIASHHRLLDSTENSGGPARYVRLEQHAQTRIGFISPNTHNFCASCNRVRMTVEGRLLLCLGQEDSLDLRSLLRRYPLDDQPVIQAVQQALRGKPLRHDFNPGGEVQIVRFMNMSGG; translated from the coding sequence ATGAACGCCGTGTTGCAGGACGGATTTGGGCGCCAGATCGATTATCTGCGGATGTCGGTGACCGATCGTTGTGATTTTCGCTGTGTGTATTGCATGGCGAAAAACATGACCTTCCTGCCGCGCCAGCAAGTGTTGACCCTGGAGGAACTGCACCGATTGGCGCGGCTGTTCGTGGGGCTGGGGGTCAAGAAAATCCGCCTGACCGGTGGTGAACCGCTGATCCGTCCGGGCATCGTCGGGCTGTGTCGCGACATCGCGGCGTTGCCCGGCCTGCGGGAACTGGTGATGACCAGCAACGGTTCGCAGCTGGGGCGACTGGCCCGGCCGCTGGTCGATGCCGGGGTCAAGCGCATGAACATCAGCCTGGACAGCTTGGATGGCGAGCGTTTTCGGGCGATCACCCGCAACGGTGACCTGGATCAGGTGTTGGCGGGCATTGACGCGGCGAAGGCCGCGGGGTTCGAGCGGATCAAGCTCAACTGCGTGGTGATGAAAGGACGCAACTTCGATGAAGTCCCGGCGCTGGTGCAGTACGCCATCGAGCAACGCATCGACATCAGCTTCATCGAGGAAATGCCCTTGGGCGAGGTCGGGCGTTCGCGGGGCGAGTCGTTCTGTTCCAGCGATGAAGTCCGGGCTGTCATTGCCAGCCATCACCGGTTGCTCGACAGCACCGAAAACAGCGGCGGCCCGGCGCGTTATGTGCGCCTGGAGCAGCATGCGCAGACCCGGATCGGGTTCATTTCGCCCAATACCCACAACTTTTGCGCCAGTTGCAACCGGGTACGCATGACCGTTGAAGGGCGATTGCTGCTGTGCCTTGGGCAGGAGGACTCTCTGGACCTGCGCAGCTTGCTGCGGCGCTATCCGCTGGACGATCAACCGGTGATCCAGGCGGTGCAACAGGCGCTGCGCGGCAAACCCCTGCGTCACGACTTCAACCCTGGTGGGGAAGTGCAGATTGTGCGGTTCATGAACATGAGTGGTGGGTGA
- a CDS encoding ribonucleoside triphosphate reductase — protein MQSTLISVGCNRLHKRDGSVVAFDADKIRQALIAAGKATGEYAESEAEGLLEAVLTRLEGQTRLNVEQIQDRVERVLMDAGFFLAMRAYIVYREQHGRLRRDRRTLVEVATSMNEYLDREDWRVQANANQGYSLGGLILNVSGKVTANYWLDEVYSQTIGQAHREADLHIHDLDMLAGYCAGWSLRTLLHEGLNGVPGRVEAGPPKHLSSALGQMVNFLGTLQNEWAGAQAFSSFDTYLAPYVRKDKLSYGEVRQSLQEFIYNLNVPSRWGTQTPFTNLTFDWVCPEDLREQIPVIGGQEMPFAYGDLQEEMELINRAYIEVMQAGDAKGRVFTFPIPTYNITHDFPWDSENADRLFEMTARYGLPYFQNFLNSDMQPNQVRSMCCRLQLDVRELLKRGGGLFGSAEQTGSLGVVTINCARLGYLYKGDTSALLQRIDTLMELAKESLEVKRKVIQHHMDAGLYPYTKRYLGTLRNHFSTIGVNGLHEMLRNFTDDQQGLHTEQGRAFALKLLDHVRATLLRFQEETGHLYNLEATPAEGTTYRFAKEDLKRYPDILQAGSPIAPYYTNSSQLPVGFTDDPFEALELQDELQCKYTGGTVLHLYMAEQISSTQACKQLVRKALGRFRLPYLTITPTFSICPVHGYLAGEHEFCPKCDEALLVQQQLAGSVH, from the coding sequence ATGCAGAGCACGTTGATCTCAGTAGGCTGTAACCGCTTGCACAAGCGCGATGGCAGTGTGGTTGCCTTCGACGCGGACAAGATTCGCCAAGCGCTGATCGCCGCCGGCAAGGCCACTGGCGAATACGCCGAATCCGAGGCCGAAGGGTTGCTGGAAGCGGTGCTGACGCGATTGGAAGGGCAAACACGCTTGAACGTCGAGCAGATCCAGGACCGTGTCGAGCGAGTGCTGATGGATGCCGGTTTCTTTCTGGCGATGCGCGCCTATATCGTCTACCGCGAGCAACATGGACGTCTGCGCCGGGATCGCCGGACCCTGGTGGAAGTCGCCACCTCAATGAATGAATACCTGGACCGCGAAGACTGGCGCGTACAGGCCAACGCCAACCAGGGTTACTCCCTCGGCGGGCTGATATTGAACGTGTCGGGCAAGGTCACCGCCAACTATTGGCTCGACGAGGTCTACAGCCAGACCATCGGCCAGGCGCACCGCGAGGCCGACCTGCATATCCACGACCTGGACATGCTCGCCGGCTACTGCGCCGGCTGGTCCCTGCGCACGCTGTTGCACGAAGGCCTCAACGGGGTGCCGGGACGGGTCGAGGCCGGGCCGCCCAAACATTTGAGCAGCGCCTTGGGGCAGATGGTGAATTTCCTCGGCACGCTGCAAAACGAATGGGCCGGTGCCCAGGCGTTCAGCTCGTTCGACACCTACCTGGCGCCCTACGTGCGCAAAGACAAACTCAGCTACGGCGAGGTCCGTCAGTCGCTGCAGGAGTTCATCTACAACCTCAACGTGCCGTCACGTTGGGGCACGCAAACACCTTTTACCAACCTCACATTCGACTGGGTCTGCCCGGAGGATCTGCGCGAACAGATCCCGGTGATTGGCGGCCAGGAGATGCCGTTCGCCTATGGCGACCTGCAGGAAGAAATGGAACTGATCAATCGTGCCTACATCGAGGTGATGCAGGCCGGTGATGCAAAGGGGCGGGTGTTCACTTTCCCGATCCCGACCTACAACATCACCCACGACTTCCCGTGGGACAGCGAGAACGCCGATCGCCTGTTCGAAATGACCGCCCGTTACGGTTTGCCGTACTTCCAGAACTTCCTCAACTCGGACATGCAACCCAACCAGGTGCGCTCGATGTGCTGCCGCCTGCAACTGGATGTGCGCGAGTTGCTCAAGCGCGGAGGTGGCCTGTTCGGCTCGGCGGAACAGACCGGCTCATTGGGTGTGGTGACGATCAACTGCGCACGCCTGGGCTACCTGTACAAAGGTGACACCAGCGCGTTGCTGCAGCGCATCGATACGCTGATGGAACTGGCGAAGGAAAGCCTGGAGGTCAAGCGCAAGGTCATCCAGCACCACATGGACGCCGGGTTGTACCCGTACACCAAGCGCTACCTGGGCACCCTGCGCAATCACTTCTCCACCATCGGCGTGAACGGCCTGCACGAAATGCTGCGCAATTTCACCGATGACCAGCAAGGCCTGCATACCGAGCAAGGCCGGGCATTCGCCCTGAAACTGCTGGATCACGTGCGCGCCACGCTGCTGCGCTTCCAGGAAGAAACCGGCCACCTCTACAACCTGGAAGCCACACCCGCCGAAGGCACCACCTACCGCTTCGCCAAGGAGGACCTCAAGCGTTACCCCGATATCCTGCAGGCCGGCAGTCCGATCGCCCCGTATTACACCAACTCGTCGCAATTGCCAGTGGGCTTCACCGACGATCCGTTCGAAGCCCTGGAACTGCAAGACGAACTGCAATGCAAATACACCGGCGGCACCGTGCTGCACCTGTACATGGCCGAGCAGATCTCCTCCACACAGGCCTGCAAGCAGCTGGTGCGCAAGGCCCTGGGACGTTTCCGTCTGCCGTACCTGACCATCACGCCGACGTTTTCCATCTGCCCGGTCCACGGCTACCTGGCTGGCGAACACGAGTTTTGCCCCAAATGCGACGAGGCCTTGCTGGTGCAACAGCAGTTGGCAGGCAGCGTTCACTGA
- the nrdD gene encoding anaerobic ribonucleoside-triphosphate reductase — MNASQSLPQAQRQRCEVWTRVMGYHRPVAAFNPGKQSEHRERVHFTESAAGRP, encoded by the coding sequence ATGAATGCATCGCAAAGCCTTCCACAAGCCCAGCGTCAACGTTGCGAAGTCTGGACCCGAGTGATGGGTTATCACCGTCCGGTGGCGGCCTTCAACCCGGGCAAACAGTCCGAGCATCGCGAACGGGTTCATTTCACTGAAAGCGCGGCCGGGCGTCCATGA
- a CDS encoding anaerobic ribonucleoside-triphosphate reductase activating protein, which produces MSRALRVGGMVPLTTLDYPGQLACVLFCQGCAWRCRYCHNPQLIPPRGSEEVDWCRVLAFLQRRQDLLDAVVFSGGEPTLQDGLAPAMEQVRQMGFRIGLHSAGIKPAAFAKVVGLADWVGFDIKALPEDALDVTRVHGSGAANWRSLDHLLASGVDYECRTTVHWHLFDPERLLTLARRLSEQSVTRFAVQLVRTARMLDPHLSSVSAQALQPELWAAMRELFPSFVLRS; this is translated from the coding sequence ATGAGTCGAGCGCTACGGGTCGGGGGCATGGTGCCCCTGACCACCCTCGATTATCCGGGCCAACTGGCTTGCGTACTGTTTTGCCAGGGCTGCGCCTGGCGTTGTCGTTATTGCCATAACCCGCAACTGATCCCGCCGCGCGGCAGCGAAGAGGTGGATTGGTGTCGGGTGTTGGCATTTCTGCAGCGTCGCCAGGATCTGCTTGACGCCGTGGTGTTCAGCGGCGGTGAGCCGACCTTGCAGGACGGTTTGGCGCCGGCCATGGAGCAGGTGCGGCAGATGGGTTTTCGCATCGGCCTGCACAGCGCCGGCATCAAACCGGCGGCCTTCGCCAAAGTGGTCGGGCTTGCCGACTGGGTGGGCTTCGACATCAAGGCTTTGCCCGAAGACGCCCTGGACGTGACTCGGGTTCATGGCAGCGGTGCCGCCAACTGGCGCAGCCTCGACCATCTGCTGGCCAGCGGCGTGGATTATGAATGCCGGACCACCGTGCATTGGCATTTGTTCGACCCCGAGCGGTTGTTGACCCTGGCCCGCCGCCTGAGCGAGCAGAGCGTCACGCGTTTCGCAGTGCAACTGGTGCGCACGGCCCGGATGCTCGACCCCCATCTTTCCAGTGTCTCGGCACAGGCCTTGCAGCCCGAATTGTGGGCCGCCATGCGCGAGTTGTTTCCCTCGTTCGTGTTACGCAGTTGA
- a CDS encoding methyl-accepting chemotaxis protein produces the protein MTRLTTAHRIVIGFAIAPLALIALALYALNDLATLRDQAVQIVRQDWPKIDPIMVIATGVRDNARNTRDLLIDKNNAQVQQSIDMTRQRITQAFTTLEPLFDQPEGKTAYAALKKHREAYVAAFVQVQTLIRQGATDDAMTQLKQGVMPAELEVYKSLEGLMAMQGKLFVEREQLAQARYSDARRNMLALVLACLALVSTVAVLVTRSVTRPLGGEPDDAARVLSQIAQGDLTIRVPLNAGSANDSVMSNMHDMQQSLNSMVRHIAASVDRVASSSEELSAVSSQTNSTLELQGQEIEQAAAAVNQMTAAVDEVARNAVSTSEASRISEQTAQRGREQVQETVASISALALGVTDSSGRIQQLAGRVEHISSVLDVIRSIADQTNLLALNAAIEAARAGDAGRGFAVVADEVRALAHRTQDSTREIEEMIGNIRQDSEQAVTAMQNNSELVQATLQVARRSGDALDEIARSISQINERNLMIASATEEQALVAREVDRNLVGIRNLSEQVLLGARHTDTAGQDLAQMAGSLHETVARFKV, from the coding sequence ATGACCAGACTCACCACTGCCCACCGTATCGTGATCGGTTTTGCCATCGCGCCACTGGCGTTGATCGCCCTGGCGTTATACGCCTTGAACGACCTGGCCACGCTGCGCGACCAGGCGGTGCAAATCGTCAGACAGGATTGGCCGAAGATCGACCCGATCATGGTGATCGCCACGGGTGTGCGCGATAACGCCAGGAACACCCGGGACCTGTTGATTGACAAGAACAACGCGCAGGTCCAGCAATCGATCGACATGACCCGGCAACGTATTACCCAGGCCTTTACCACGCTGGAGCCGCTGTTCGACCAGCCCGAAGGCAAAACGGCGTATGCGGCACTGAAGAAGCACCGTGAGGCGTATGTGGCCGCGTTCGTTCAGGTCCAGACGTTGATTCGCCAGGGTGCGACGGACGACGCGATGACCCAACTCAAGCAAGGCGTGATGCCGGCGGAGCTTGAGGTCTACAAAAGCCTGGAAGGGCTGATGGCGATGCAGGGCAAGTTGTTTGTCGAGCGTGAACAACTGGCCCAGGCGCGCTACAGCGATGCGCGGCGCAACATGCTGGCGCTGGTGCTGGCCTGCCTGGCCCTGGTCAGTACGGTTGCAGTCCTGGTGACCCGCAGCGTGACCCGTCCGCTGGGCGGGGAGCCTGATGATGCGGCGCGGGTGCTGAGCCAGATTGCCCAGGGCGACTTGACGATCCGCGTACCGCTGAATGCCGGGAGCGCAAACGACAGCGTGATGAGCAACATGCATGACATGCAGCAGAGCCTCAACAGCATGGTCCGGCACATTGCCGCTTCGGTGGATCGCGTGGCCAGTTCCTCCGAAGAGCTCAGCGCGGTGAGCAGTCAGACCAATAGCACCCTGGAACTGCAAGGTCAGGAAATCGAACAGGCCGCGGCGGCCGTGAACCAGATGACCGCTGCGGTGGATGAAGTGGCGCGCAACGCCGTGAGTACCAGCGAAGCCTCGCGGATTTCCGAGCAAACCGCCCAGCGCGGTCGTGAGCAGGTTCAGGAGACCGTCGCTTCGATCAGCGCATTGGCGCTGGGGGTCACGGACTCTTCAGGACGCATCCAGCAGTTGGCAGGCAGGGTCGAGCACATCAGTTCGGTGCTGGACGTGATCCGCAGCATCGCCGATCAAACCAATCTGCTGGCCCTCAACGCCGCCATTGAAGCGGCCCGCGCTGGCGATGCCGGGCGAGGTTTTGCGGTGGTGGCTGACGAAGTTCGGGCCCTGGCCCATCGCACCCAGGATTCGACCCGGGAAATCGAAGAGATGATCGGCAACATCCGCCAGGACAGCGAGCAGGCCGTGACAGCCATGCAAAACAACAGCGAACTGGTGCAGGCCACCCTGCAAGTGGCCCGGCGCTCCGGCGATGCCCTGGATGAAATCGCCCGCTCGATCTCGCAGATCAACGAGCGCAACCTGATGATCGCCAGCGCCACGGAAGAACAGGCGCTGGTGGCCCGGGAGGTAGATCGTAACCTGGTGGGTATTCGCAACCTGTCCGAACAGGTATTGCTCGGGGCCCGGCATACCGATACCGCCGGCCAGGACCTGGCGCAGATGGCCGGTTCACTGCATGAGACGGTGGCGCGGTTCAAGGTCTAG
- a CDS encoding 4Fe-4S binding protein: MSDLNLWLQRLGDGMRRHGATIRAVQWAVVLFYAVLLVVPALLPLPSSQARLFDNLTLLAQFLFWGIWWPFVLLSIVLFGRLWCGVLCPEGALSEWASQYGKGLGVPRGVRWAGWPTLAFCLTTIYGQLISVYDYAQAALLILGGSTVAAVIVGLLFARGKRVWCRYLCPVSGVFALLARLAPVHFQVDEQRWLENPAPRRPPPNCAPLLDIRRMRGAADCHACGRCSGQRDAVRLIARSSNQEILHSTANTLSPWDARLLLFGVIGLAMGAFQWTVSPWFIALKQSLAQWLVAHELFWPLQDNAPWWLLTHYPQLNDSFSWLDGFCIVAYLGMSALLLGTSLMLLMRLAARLSGDPAQYWPLAITLPPLGGAGLFLGLSATTVKLLRYEGLLLDWVQPARAGLLAAAIAWNLWLGYKRLEHAPRRLLAMACLVLANGLVGYGWWLQFWGW, translated from the coding sequence ATGTCCGACTTGAACCTCTGGCTGCAACGCCTGGGTGATGGCATGCGCCGCCACGGCGCAACCATTCGCGCCGTGCAATGGGCGGTGGTGCTGTTCTATGCGGTGCTGCTGGTGGTGCCGGCACTGTTGCCCTTGCCCAGTAGCCAGGCACGCCTGTTCGACAACCTCACGCTGCTGGCCCAGTTTCTGTTCTGGGGCATCTGGTGGCCGTTCGTGTTGCTGTCGATCGTGTTGTTTGGCCGGCTCTGGTGTGGCGTGCTGTGTCCTGAAGGCGCCTTGAGTGAATGGGCCAGCCAATATGGCAAGGGCCTGGGCGTGCCGCGCGGGGTGCGTTGGGCCGGCTGGCCGACCCTGGCGTTCTGCCTGACCACGATCTATGGGCAGTTGATCAGCGTCTATGACTATGCCCAGGCGGCGCTGCTGATCCTGGGAGGCTCGACCGTCGCAGCGGTGATCGTTGGCCTGCTGTTTGCCCGAGGCAAACGCGTGTGGTGCCGCTACCTGTGTCCAGTCAGTGGCGTCTTCGCCCTGCTCGCCCGTTTGGCACCGGTGCACTTTCAGGTGGACGAGCAACGCTGGCTGGAAAACCCCGCGCCGCGCCGCCCTCCCCCCAATTGCGCGCCATTGCTGGACATTCGCCGGATGCGCGGTGCCGCCGATTGCCACGCCTGTGGTCGCTGCAGTGGCCAGCGCGATGCGGTGCGTCTGATTGCCCGCTCCAGCAACCAGGAAATCCTTCACTCAACGGCAAACACCCTCTCACCCTGGGACGCGCGCTTGTTGTTGTTCGGCGTCATCGGCCTGGCCATGGGGGCCTTTCAGTGGACCGTCAGCCCTTGGTTCATTGCCTTGAAACAGAGCCTGGCCCAATGGCTGGTCGCCCATGAGCTGTTCTGGCCGTTACAGGACAACGCCCCCTGGTGGCTGCTGACCCACTATCCGCAGCTCAACGACAGTTTCAGCTGGCTCGATGGCTTTTGCATCGTCGCTTACTTGGGCATGAGCGCCTTGCTGCTGGGCACGTCGCTGATGCTGTTGATGCGCCTGGCGGCAAGACTCTCGGGGGATCCTGCACAATATTGGCCCTTGGCCATCACCCTGCCGCCCCTCGGCGGTGCAGGGTTGTTCCTCGGCTTGTCGGCCACCACCGTCAAACTGCTGCGCTATGAAGGGTTGTTGCTCGACTGGGTGCAACCGGCACGGGCTGGGCTGCTCGCGGCGGCAATCGCCTGGAACCTGTGGTTGGGCTACAAGCGCCTGGAACATGCACCCCGGCGGCTACTCGCAATGGCCTGCCTGGTATTGGCCAACGGCCTGGTGGGATATGGCTGGTGGTTGCAGTTCTGGGGATGGTGA
- a CDS encoding FTR1 family iron permease translates to MTQSMFIVWRESVEALLVIGILQAWVSRQQQASQLLRFVWAGVALGLLLSGVLAGLILLAGEAMSGAANEWFQASLALVASLLIVQMVGWMHRNAGTLKHDLTRHADQRLSRQGGWGLMVLALLAVSREGSETVVFLYGAGARLQGAPLGVFAVGALAGLVLALLTISLLHGSRRFISWPRFFAISETILLLLGAALLVSAIERISGQLLAMDWPEVVYHGIGDTLWDSSAVLDDSHGLGGFLADFTGYRASPSAMTLLVWLGYWLVVAGWLRPRKAQTLPCPT, encoded by the coding sequence ATGACTCAATCCATGTTTATTGTCTGGCGTGAAAGCGTCGAGGCGCTGCTGGTAATCGGCATACTCCAGGCCTGGGTCAGTCGGCAGCAACAGGCCAGCCAGTTGCTGCGGTTCGTCTGGGCTGGCGTGGCCCTGGGTTTGCTGCTGTCGGGTGTGTTGGCCGGTCTGATTCTGTTGGCCGGCGAAGCCATGAGCGGCGCGGCCAATGAATGGTTCCAGGCTTCGTTGGCGCTGGTCGCCAGTCTGCTGATCGTGCAAATGGTCGGTTGGATGCACCGAAACGCCGGGACCCTGAAACACGATCTGACGCGTCACGCCGACCAGCGCTTGAGCCGCCAGGGAGGATGGGGGCTGATGGTACTGGCGTTGCTGGCCGTCAGCCGCGAAGGCAGTGAAACCGTGGTCTTCCTGTATGGCGCCGGTGCTCGTCTGCAAGGGGCGCCACTGGGTGTGTTCGCGGTGGGCGCGCTGGCCGGTCTGGTGCTGGCGCTGCTGACCATCTCCTTGCTGCACGGCAGTCGACGGTTCATCTCATGGCCGCGCTTCTTTGCCATCAGCGAAACCATCCTGTTGCTGTTGGGAGCGGCGCTGCTGGTCAGCGCCATCGAGCGGATCAGCGGACAGTTGCTCGCGATGGACTGGCCCGAAGTGGTCTATCACGGCATCGGCGACACGCTCTGGGACAGCAGCGCGGTACTGGATGACAGCCATGGCCTGGGTGGTTTCCTGGCGGATTTCACCGGCTATCGAGCCAGTCCCAGTGCCATGACCTTGTTGGTGTGGCTTGGTTACTGGCTGGTGGTTGCCGGCTGGCTACGCCCACGCAAAGCGCAAACGCTGCCATGTCCGACTTGA
- a CDS encoding cupredoxin domain-containing protein, giving the protein MRRSTSRTPLYLAGWMLVGLLLPSIAHSQLLTYELSMRDGHFTPPLLEVPAGQRFKIVLKNVGQGPAEFESTPLRVEKVLSPGVTTFVVIHPLRPGHYPFFDEFNPQLPEGGILAQ; this is encoded by the coding sequence ATGCGTCGCTCAACGAGCCGAACACCGCTATATCTGGCCGGGTGGATGCTGGTCGGCTTGCTGTTGCCCTCAATCGCCCATTCCCAACTGCTGACTTACGAGTTGAGCATGCGCGACGGGCATTTCACCCCGCCGCTGCTGGAAGTGCCGGCTGGGCAGCGCTTCAAGATCGTGCTGAAAAACGTCGGTCAGGGTCCGGCGGAATTTGAAAGCACGCCGCTGCGGGTCGAAAAGGTCCTGTCGCCCGGCGTCACGACTTTTGTCGTCATTCACCCGCTGCGCCCCGGGCACTATCCGTTTTTCGATGAATTCAACCCGCAACTGCCCGAGGGCGGAATCCTCGCCCAGTAG
- a CDS encoding iron transporter yields the protein MRTLAPLSLALLFLAPLAQAKEYPIGEPQMCPGLEVGAVYLQPIEMAPAGMMRPTAESDVHLEADIRATADNQQGFQEGSFVPYLNVSFQLKKQGNDTPLKGDFHAMVANDGPHYGDNVKLLGPGKYQLTFTVLPPGGHDSLGRHTDKETGVAPWFERCELHYEFVYAGIGKKGGY from the coding sequence ATGCGTACCCTTGCTCCGCTGTCTCTCGCCCTGCTGTTTCTCGCCCCCTTGGCCCAGGCCAAGGAATATCCCATTGGTGAACCGCAAATGTGCCCGGGTCTGGAGGTCGGCGCGGTGTACCTGCAACCGATTGAAATGGCCCCGGCCGGCATGATGCGCCCAACCGCCGAGTCTGACGTTCACCTGGAGGCCGATATCAGGGCCACGGCAGACAACCAGCAGGGTTTTCAGGAAGGCAGCTTCGTGCCCTACCTCAACGTGTCGTTCCAACTGAAAAAACAGGGCAACGACACCCCGCTCAAGGGCGACTTCCACGCCATGGTTGCCAATGACGGGCCGCACTATGGCGACAACGTGAAGCTGCTCGGTCCCGGCAAATACCAATTGACCTTCACCGTCCTGCCGCCTGGTGGTCATGACTCCCTCGGCCGGCATACCGACAAGGAAACCGGCGTGGCGCCGTGGTTTGAGCGCTGTGAACTGCATTACGAATTCGTCTACGCAGGGATTGGCAAAAAAGGCGGGTATTGA
- a CDS encoding DUF3079 domain-containing protein gives MAKPFPISPKHPERICWGCDRYCPASALACGNGADRTMHPAEMIGEDWYLHGDWGVELADTADKAPVESTNHPDEMK, from the coding sequence ATGGCAAAGCCCTTTCCCATCAGTCCGAAACATCCCGAGCGCATTTGCTGGGGCTGCGACCGCTATTGCCCGGCCAGCGCCTTGGCGTGTGGTAACGGGGCTGATCGAACGATGCACCCGGCCGAAATGATCGGGGAGGATTGGTACCTGCATGGTGATTGGGGGGTGGAGCTGGCTGACACGGCGGACAAGGCGCCGGTTGAAAGCACCAATCACCCTGACGAAATGAAGTAA